A single Flavobacteriales bacterium DNA region contains:
- the ribD gene encoding bifunctional diaminohydroxyphosphoribosylaminopyrimidine deaminase/5-amino-6-(5-phosphoribosylamino)uracil reductase RibD has product MNNCEIYMQRCLELAKNGLGNVSPNPLVGCVIVYRDTIIGEGYHRQFGETHAEVNAINSVKDKSLLKDSEIYINLEPCSHYGKTPPCSDLIIEHGIRKVFIATEDHSQEVGGKGVEKLEAANYVVEKGLLENEAINVNRRFHTYHKYRRPYIILKWAQTLNGYIDTIRDYKTERAAEVSNAISNTLVHKWRSEEDAILVGTNTALF; this is encoded by the coding sequence ATGAATAATTGTGAAATCTACATGCAAAGATGCCTAGAATTGGCTAAGAATGGTTTGGGAAATGTCTCTCCAAATCCATTAGTTGGATGTGTTATTGTTTATAGGGATACCATTATTGGAGAAGGTTATCATCGGCAATTTGGTGAAACTCATGCAGAGGTTAATGCAATTAATTCAGTAAAAGACAAATCGCTTTTAAAAGACTCAGAAATCTATATAAATCTAGAACCGTGCTCACATTACGGCAAAACACCCCCGTGCTCTGATCTTATTATTGAACATGGTATCCGGAAGGTTTTCATCGCCACCGAAGATCATTCCCAAGAGGTTGGTGGAAAAGGTGTAGAGAAATTAGAAGCCGCTAACTATGTCGTAGAAAAAGGGCTCTTGGAAAATGAAGCAATCAATGTAAACAGACGCTTCCACACTTATCACAAATATCGTAGGCCATATATTATTTTAAAATGGGCCCAAACATTAAATGGCTACATTGATACTATCAGAGACTACAAAACTGAAAGAGCAGCAGAAGTGAGCAACGCTATTTCGAATACACTTGTTCACAAATGGAGAAGCGAAGAAGATGCTATCTTGGTTGGAACAAATACCGCGCTATTTG